The DNA window CATGGTGTGGTCCTTGCCGCAGGGTGGTACCGATCGTTGAGGAGATCGCGGAGGAGAATCCCGATATCAAGGTGGGTAAGGTCAATGTCGATGAGGAGGTTGAGCTCGCGGAGAAGTTCGGCGTGATGAGTATTCCGATGCTTGTTGTGCTGAAGAATGGCGAGGTCGTGAATCAGTCGGTCGGCATGAAACCGAAACATCAGATTTTGGAGATGATCGATGAGGCGTAAATGTCTGTGTTGATTATCTGAGAGAGAAAGGTCATATGAAAATGGGTAAATAAAAAGGGTACCGATTCGAGTCGGTGCCCTTGTATTTTTATTCTGCGAGTTGTTTTAGTTTTGTGCGGTCGAGTATTTCGATGGTACCGCGGGAGAGTTTGATAGAGCCTTCGTTTTGGAAGTAGCGGAGCATTCTTGTTACGACTTCGCGCGGGTTGCCCATATGGTTGCCGATCGTTTCATGGGTGATCTTGAGGATGTGGCTGTTTTCGAGGCGCGATTCTTCCAGGAGGAAGGCGGAGAGGCGTTTGTCGAAGCTTTTCCAGAGGATCTGTTCGAGAAGCCAGATGATCTCAGAGAAGCGTGTGGCCATGAGTTCGCAGGTGTAGTTGGCAACGGTGGCTGACGATTCCATCAGTTTTTTGTATGCGTTCGGTAAGATGATCCAAAGTTCGGTGTCTTTTTC is part of the Selenomonadales bacterium genome and encodes:
- a CDS encoding Crp/Fnr family transcriptional regulator, which produces MDFSLYFPIWDKLTPDEQRYLSQNILFRKVTKGTVIHDGNISCTGLLLVGSGQLRSYMLSEDGRELTLYRLFEHDMCLFSAACMMTSLQFEVIIEAEKDTELWIILPNAYKKLMESSATVANYTCELMATRFSEIIWLLEQILWKSFDKRLSAFLLEESRLENSHILKITHETIGNHMGNPREVVTRMLRYFQNEGSIKLSRGTIEILDRTKLKQLAE
- a CDS encoding thioredoxin family protein — its product is WCGPCRRVVPIVEEIAEENPDIKVGKVNVDEEVELAEKFGVMSIPMLVVLKNGEVVNQSVGMKPKHQILEMIDEA